One Vicia villosa cultivar HV-30 ecotype Madison, WI linkage group LG5, Vvil1.0, whole genome shotgun sequence genomic window, ATAGAAACATCTCTGGATACGactctcgcatcttgctctccagttCCCAAGTCACACTCCCTCCagcagctcctccccaagctactctcacTAAGGGAATATCCTTGCCTCTCAACTGCTTCATCTTACGGTCTTCAATCCTTACTGGCATTGTCTCCACCGTAAGATTATCTCGAACCTGCACCTCATCCCTCTGAATTACATGGGACGGGTCAGAAACATATTTCCGaagttgagacacatgaaacacgtcatgcaagTTCGAAAGCTCTGGTGGCAAGGCCACCCTATATGCAACAGCTCCCACTCTTTGCAAAATCTGATATGGTCCAATGAACTTAGGATTCAACTTCTTCGATTTTAAAGCACGACCAACACCAGTAACTGGGTTGACCCTCAAAAACACATGG contains:
- the LOC131604818 gene encoding uncharacterized protein LOC131604818 — translated: MAPFEALYGRRCRTPMCWYESGESTVLGPEIVQQTTEKIKMIREKMKTSQSRQKSYHDKRRKDLEFDEGDHVFLRVNPVTGVGRALKSKKLNPKFIGPYQILQRVGAVAYRVALPPELSNLHDVFHVSQLRKYVSDPSHVIQRDEVQVRDNLTVETMPVRIEDRKMKQLRGKDIPLVRVAWGGAAGGSVTWELESKMRESYPEMFLSEIVVVCEQPWDRDGNSSENYGEQMTHV